From Triticum urartu cultivar G1812 chromosome 2, Tu2.1, whole genome shotgun sequence, a single genomic window includes:
- the LOC125535070 gene encoding disease resistance protein RGA5-like isoform X2 has translation MAGPEPGGVVWQSDGEIDMDLLPPISASMGALGSLPGKLDALKDSELMDEIRKLVSRLLKLSKPQDPRHAARIWMNEARELSYEMVNCVDADADWIDKMSRIFKPRVKEANGRYDRYKLESVRSRAAVLAIPMVVGDGGRKPDLLVGLHANGGAFETLRKNLIDRDEQLKVLSVVGVGGIGKTTVAKELWREHKPGHHFRCRAFVRTAKKPDMRRILRSILAQVRPDQPPDANEVHELIHDINEHLKHKRYFIIIDDLWDTSVWDVAARAFPKGNDGSRIITTTEIEDVALACCSYQSKYMLKMEHLSESHSKELFTSAVFGSGEQHSRQVDEVSDEIIRRCAGLPQAIISISSVLASHGEANTVENWEQIQKSFLTNTTSDEILKEVLIFCYNRLPSCVQTCLLHLSVYPENYVILKEDITKQWVAEGLISAPAEKGKMEIAGSYFDMLVSMGMIQHIDVDYGNDVVYYAVHHMVHDIITSKSREENFVTVIDYSQRAVRFSNMVSRLSLQFGSATYATTPARIGLSQMRSLAYTGLMSCLPSISEFKLLRVLILHIWADQPSTGVDLECISGLLLLRYLQATCNSTVHLPEQMQRLKHLETLEINAKVAAIPSDIVHLRNLLHLRLGGGTELPDVTGVLTNDTLNPPSAATLLDDWSSSPDSLNTMELLPPICRIPKWIGQLTNLCILKVVVRELLRNDIGNMKGLPSLTLLSLHVQGGTTELIGFASGAFSALVYFEFRCGELRLMFQEGAMPNLQRIKLGFNVRRGKQYVPLLSGIENLSNVQEISWIIGAAPGADEHDFQAAKSAFMKAVSKLCSKVSVKRADMVEEECDPAEKQREEDASSSVKSEQPAIPKQESEEDIKQNAGGSLLSGIENLSSVQEISGITGVATGAEEHDIQAAESAFMKSVSEKRSKVSIKRASMLEQGYGPAQKQHVIREKDASSSIKSEQPVIPKQESGGNYQFIQRRRNTKETANMVQGLSGNRELRGGAVGEANKEEERQNSLWKGYISMNFKLHEIEDITNNFADYRKVGSGGYGDVYRATYQGEEIAVKKLHQLQGLDDKQFHSEFLDLHKVRHQNVVRLIGYCYETRSRQVNHNGELVFVKIMERVLCFEYMQGGSLDKHITEESCELDWPICYKIIRGTCEGLNYLHSAQEKPIFHLDIKPANILLDKSMTPKIADLGLSKLVFSTLAHKREIVNGTHGYMPPEYVERGFVSKKFDVFSLGVVIIKMMAGNMGYFCRAEKSPKDFIEHVTENWTRRLQEKPGYSSHEIDILRVSTTVEIALRCVARDRNERPSIRDIVHELAELEAKIEKMSLASDLPKDLTFQRSCNTNIMSVDPPTVLRFLFELRKEASCCLQLTNKTGGFIAFNILIDENKYSVRPSQGTIPPFYSRHVGVTLRAQEAAPPYMRCGDLLLVQSTGVSQDLVIDYEELFKTAMVNEVKLRIAYVTLDQ, from the exons ATGGCTGGGCCCGAGCCCGGTGGCGTCGTCTGGCAGTCAGACGG AGAGATCGATATGGATCTGCTGCCTCCGATTAGCGCGTCTATGGGCGCCCTGGGCTCCCTTCCCGGGAAGCTGGATGCGCTCAAGGATTCCGAACTCATGGATGAGATCCGGAAACTTGTATCCCGTCTGCTGAAGCTCTCCAAGCCACAGGACCCCCGTCATGCAGCGAGGATCTGGATGAATGAGGCGCGCGAACTATCCTATGAAATGGTCAACTGTGTCGACGCCGATGCAGATTGGATCGACAAGATGTCAAGAATATTCAAGCCACGCGTGAAGGAGGCCAATGGGCGGTACGACAGATACAAGCTTGAGAGCGTCCGCAGCCGTGCAGCTGTCTTAGCGATCCCAATGGTGGTCGGCGACGGCGGCCGGAAGCCAGATCTACTCGTCGGCCTTCACGCCAATGGTGGCGCCTTCGAAACGCTCCGCAAAAATCTGATCGACCGGGACGAGCAGCTCAAGGTGCTATCCGTTGTTGGTGTTGGAGGAATCGGCAAGACCACGGTTGCCAAAGAGCTATGGCGTGAGCACAAACCCGGGCACCACTTCCGCTGCCGGGCTTTCGTGCGGACCGCCAAGAAACCTGACATGAGGAGGATCCTGAGGAGCATACTCGCACAAGTTCGTCCGGACCAACCACCCGACGCTAATGAGGTGCACGAGCTCATTCATGACATCAACGAGCATCTAAAGCATAAAAG GTACTTCATTATAATTGATGACTTATGGGATACATCAGTATGGGATGTTGCAGCCCGTGCTTTCCCAAAGGGTAACGATGGCAGCAGGATAATAACAACAACAGAAATTGAGGATGTTGCTCTTGCATGTTGCAGTTATCAGTCCAAGTACATGCTTAAGATGGAACATCTTAGCGAGAGTCACTCAAAAGAGTTGTTCACCAGTGCAGTGTTTGGCTCTGGAGAACAACACTCTCGACAAGTAGATGAAGTGTCAGATGAGATTATAAGAAGATGTGCTGGTTTACCACAGGCAATTATCAGCATATCCAGTGTTCTAGCAAGCCATGGAGAAGCAAATACAGTAGAGAACTGGGAGCAAATACAAAAAAGTTTTCTAACAAATACAACTTCTGACGAGATACTGAAAGAAGTACTGATTTTTTGCTACAATAGGCTTCCCAGTTGTGTTCAGACATGTCTGTTGCATCTTAGTGTATACCCAGAGAACTATGTTATCTTGAAGGAAGATATAACGAAGCAATGGGTTGCTGAAGGTCTCATCAGTGCACCAGCAGAGAAAGGAAAAATGGAAATTGCCGGGAGCTATTTTGATATGCTTGTTAGTATGGGCATGATCCAACATATAGACGTAGACTATGGCAATGATGTTGTGTACTATGCGGTGCATCACATGGTACATGATATCATTACATCCAAGTCCAGAGAAGAGAATTTTGTCACTGTAATAGATTATTCTCAAAGGGCGGTACGGTTTTCTAACATGGTTAGCCGTCTGTCCCTCCAGTTCGGCAGTGCAACATATGCAACTACACCAGCACGTATCGGACTGTCGCAAATGCGATCTCTTGCTTATACTGGACTGATGAGCTGCTTGCCTTCCATATCAGAGTTTAAGCTTCTTCGAGTACTGATTCTCCATATTTGGGCTGATCAACCAAGCACAGGTGTGGACCTGGAGTGTATCTCTGGATTGCTTCTGTTGAGATATTTGCAGGCGACATGCAACAGCACCGTGCATCTTCCAGAGCAGATGCAGCGTCTGAAACACTTGGAAACACTTGAAATAAATGCAAAAGTAGCAGCCATTCCATCGGATATTGTTCATCTTCGAAACTTGTTGCATCTCCGTCTAGGAGGTGGGACAGAACTGCCTGATGTGACTGGTGTCCTCACAAATGATACCCTGAATCCTCCTAGTGCTGCCACTTTATTGGATGATTGGAGCAGTTCTCCCGATTCACTGAACACAATGGAGCTATTGCCACCCATTTGCAGAATCCCCAAGTGGATTGGACAGCTAACTAACCTCTGCATTCTGAAAGTTGTCGTCAGAGAACTGCTAAGGAATGATATCGGTAACATGAAAGGATTGCCATCCCTCACTCTTCTCTCATTGCACGTCCAGGGAGGAACTACAGAACTAATCGGCTTCGCATCAGGAGCATTTTCTGCTCTCGTGTATTTTGAGTTCAGGTGTGGTGAACTGCGCCTGATGTTTCAGGAAGGAGCAATGCCCAATCTTCAGAGAATCAAGCTAGGTTTCAATGTTCGCAGAGGAAAACAGTATGTGCCTTTGCTTAGCGGCATTGAGAACCTGTCAAACGTCCAGGAAATTTCTTGGATAATTGGCGCAGCCCCTGGTGCCGATGAGCATGATTTTCAGGCTGCAAAATCTGCATTTATGAAAGCTGTTAGCAAGCTCTGTAGTAAAGTCAGTGTAAAAAGAGCAGATATGGTTGAGGAAGAGTGTGATCCGGCAGAAAAACAGAGAGAGGAAGATGCATCAAGCAGTGTAAAAAGTGAACAACCTGCAATTCCGAAACAAGAATCTGAGGAAGATATAAAACAAAATGCCGGTGGCAGTTTGCTCAGCGGCATTGAGAACCTGTCAAGCGTCCAGGAAATTTCTGGAATAACTGGGGTAGCCACGGGTGCGGAAGAACATGATATTCAAGCTGCAGAATCTGCATTCATGAAGTCCGTCAGTGAGAAACGTAGTAAGGTCAGTATAAAAAGAGCATCTATGCTTGAGCAAGGGTATGGTCCGGCACAAAAACAACATGTGATCCGAGAGAAAGATGCATCAAGCAGTATAAAAAGTGAACAACCTGTAATTCCGAAACAAGAGTCCGGTGGCAACTATCAGTTCATTCAACG GAGGAGAAATACCAAGGAAACTGCAAATATGGTGCAAGGTTTGTCAGGGAACCGGGAACTTCGTGGCGGTGCCGTTGGAGAAGCTAACAAG GAAGAAGAACGTCAGAATAGCCTGTGGAAAGGCTACATCAGCATGAATTTTAAACTCCATGAGATCGAAGATATCACAAACAACTTTGCAGATTATAGGAAAGTCGGCAGCGGTGGTTACGGAGATGTTTACAGG GCGACCTATCAAGGGGAAGAGATTGCTGTGAAGAAGCTCCATCAATTGCAGGGACTCGATGATAAGCAGTTCCACAGCGAGTTCCTTGACCTTCATAAGGTACGCCACCAAAACGTTGTGCGGCTCATTGGCTACTGCTACGAGACTCGGAGCAGACAGGTGAATCATAATGGGGAACTTGTCTTCGTGAAAATCATGGAGCGGGTGCTCTGCTTCGAATATATGCAGGGCGGAAGCCTCGATAAACATATTACAG AAGAATCTTGTGAACTTGATTGGCCCATATGTTATAAAATCATCAGAGGGACTTGTGAGGGCTTAAATTACCTTCACAGCGCGCAGGAGAAGCCTATTTTCCATCTAGACATAAAGCCAGCCAATATTTTGCTGGATAAGAGCATGACACCTAAAATTGCGGATCTTGGTTTGTCCAAACTTGTTTTTTCAACATTAGCACATAAAAGAGAGATTGTCAATGGGACACA CGGGTACATGCCCCCGGAATATGTAGAACGTGGCTTTGTATCGAAGAAGTTTGACGTATTCAGTTTGGGAGTGGTGATTATAAAAATGATGGCCGGTAATATGGGCTACTTCTGTCGTGCTGAAAAGTCTCCCAAAGACTTCATTGAGCAT GTAACTGAAAACTGGACGAGAAGGTTGCAGGAAAAGCCTGGATATTCCTCGCACGAAATAGATATCCTCCGAGTGAGTACAACTGTGGAGATTGCACTAAGGTGTGTGGCCAGGGACAGAAACGAAAGGCCATCTATCAGGGACATCGTCCATGAACTTGCGGAACTAGAAGCTAAGATTGAGAAAATGTCACTAGCTTCTGATCTGCCAAAAGATCTCACTTTCCAG AGAAGCTGCAACACTAACATTATGTCGGTGGATCCGCCCACGGTGCTGCGGTTCCTCTTTGAGCTAAGGAAGGAGGCGTCGTGCTGCCTGCAGCTAACCAACAAGACAGGTGGCTTCATCGCATTCAACATATTGATCGACGAGAACAAGTACAGTGTGCGGCCAAGCCAAGGGACCATCCCGCCGTTCTACAGCCGTCACGTGGGCGTGACTCTGCGAGCGCAGGAGGCGGCGCCACCATACATGCGGTGCGGCGACTTGCTCCTTGTGCAGAGCACCGGCGTCAGCCAAGATCTTGTGATCGATTATGAAGAATTGTTCAAGACGGCCATGGTGAATGAGGTGAAGCTGCGAATCGCTTATGTCACATTGGACCAGTAG
- the LOC125535070 gene encoding disease resistance protein RGA5-like isoform X1 produces the protein MAGPEPGGVVWQSDGEIDMDLLPPISASMGALGSLPGKLDALKDSELMDEIRKLVSRLLKLSKPQDPRHAARIWMNEARELSYEMVNCVDADADWIDKMSRIFKPRVKEANGRYDRYKLESVRSRAAVLAIPMVVGDGGRKPDLLVGLHANGGAFETLRKNLIDRDEQLKVLSVVGVGGIGKTTVAKELWREHKPGHHFRCRAFVRTAKKPDMRRILRSILAQVRPDQPPDANEVHELIHDINEHLKHKRYFIIIDDLWDTSVWDVAARAFPKGNDGSRIITTTEIEDVALACCSYQSKYMLKMEHLSESHSKELFTSAVFGSGEQHSRQVDEVSDEIIRRCAGLPQAIISISSVLASHGEANTVENWEQIQKSFLTNTTSDEILKEVLIFCYNRLPSCVQTCLLHLSVYPENYVILKEDITKQWVAEGLISAPAEKGKMEIAGSYFDMLVSMGMIQHIDVDYGNDVVYYAVHHMVHDIITSKSREENFVTVIDYSQRAVRFSNMVSRLSLQFGSATYATTPARIGLSQMRSLAYTGLMSCLPSISEFKLLRVLILHIWADQPSTGVDLECISGLLLLRYLQATCNSTVHLPEQMQRLKHLETLEINAKVAAIPSDIVHLRNLLHLRLGGGTELPDVTGVLTNDTLNPPSAATLLDDWSSSPDSLNTMELLPPICRIPKWIGQLTNLCILKVVVRELLRNDIGNMKGLPSLTLLSLHVQGGTTELIGFASGAFSALVYFEFRCGELRLMFQEGAMPNLQRIKLGFNVRRGKQYVPLLSGIENLSNVQEISWIIGAAPGADEHDFQAAKSAFMKAVSKLCSKVSVKRADMVEEECDPAEKQREEDASSSVKSEQPAIPKQESEEDIKQNAGGSLLSGIENLSSVQEISGITGVATGAEEHDIQAAESAFMKSVSEKRSKVSIKRASMLEQGYGPAQKQHVIREKDASSSIKSEQPVIPKQESGGNYQFIQRRRNTKETANMVQGLSGNRELRGGAVGEANKVEYFSLSQEEERQNSLWKGYISMNFKLHEIEDITNNFADYRKVGSGGYGDVYRATYQGEEIAVKKLHQLQGLDDKQFHSEFLDLHKVRHQNVVRLIGYCYETRSRQVNHNGELVFVKIMERVLCFEYMQGGSLDKHITEESCELDWPICYKIIRGTCEGLNYLHSAQEKPIFHLDIKPANILLDKSMTPKIADLGLSKLVFSTLAHKREIVNGTHGYMPPEYVERGFVSKKFDVFSLGVVIIKMMAGNMGYFCRAEKSPKDFIEHVTENWTRRLQEKPGYSSHEIDILRVSTTVEIALRCVARDRNERPSIRDIVHELAELEAKIEKMSLASDLPKDLTFQRSCNTNIMSVDPPTVLRFLFELRKEASCCLQLTNKTGGFIAFNILIDENKYSVRPSQGTIPPFYSRHVGVTLRAQEAAPPYMRCGDLLLVQSTGVSQDLVIDYEELFKTAMVNEVKLRIAYVTLDQ, from the exons ATGGCTGGGCCCGAGCCCGGTGGCGTCGTCTGGCAGTCAGACGG AGAGATCGATATGGATCTGCTGCCTCCGATTAGCGCGTCTATGGGCGCCCTGGGCTCCCTTCCCGGGAAGCTGGATGCGCTCAAGGATTCCGAACTCATGGATGAGATCCGGAAACTTGTATCCCGTCTGCTGAAGCTCTCCAAGCCACAGGACCCCCGTCATGCAGCGAGGATCTGGATGAATGAGGCGCGCGAACTATCCTATGAAATGGTCAACTGTGTCGACGCCGATGCAGATTGGATCGACAAGATGTCAAGAATATTCAAGCCACGCGTGAAGGAGGCCAATGGGCGGTACGACAGATACAAGCTTGAGAGCGTCCGCAGCCGTGCAGCTGTCTTAGCGATCCCAATGGTGGTCGGCGACGGCGGCCGGAAGCCAGATCTACTCGTCGGCCTTCACGCCAATGGTGGCGCCTTCGAAACGCTCCGCAAAAATCTGATCGACCGGGACGAGCAGCTCAAGGTGCTATCCGTTGTTGGTGTTGGAGGAATCGGCAAGACCACGGTTGCCAAAGAGCTATGGCGTGAGCACAAACCCGGGCACCACTTCCGCTGCCGGGCTTTCGTGCGGACCGCCAAGAAACCTGACATGAGGAGGATCCTGAGGAGCATACTCGCACAAGTTCGTCCGGACCAACCACCCGACGCTAATGAGGTGCACGAGCTCATTCATGACATCAACGAGCATCTAAAGCATAAAAG GTACTTCATTATAATTGATGACTTATGGGATACATCAGTATGGGATGTTGCAGCCCGTGCTTTCCCAAAGGGTAACGATGGCAGCAGGATAATAACAACAACAGAAATTGAGGATGTTGCTCTTGCATGTTGCAGTTATCAGTCCAAGTACATGCTTAAGATGGAACATCTTAGCGAGAGTCACTCAAAAGAGTTGTTCACCAGTGCAGTGTTTGGCTCTGGAGAACAACACTCTCGACAAGTAGATGAAGTGTCAGATGAGATTATAAGAAGATGTGCTGGTTTACCACAGGCAATTATCAGCATATCCAGTGTTCTAGCAAGCCATGGAGAAGCAAATACAGTAGAGAACTGGGAGCAAATACAAAAAAGTTTTCTAACAAATACAACTTCTGACGAGATACTGAAAGAAGTACTGATTTTTTGCTACAATAGGCTTCCCAGTTGTGTTCAGACATGTCTGTTGCATCTTAGTGTATACCCAGAGAACTATGTTATCTTGAAGGAAGATATAACGAAGCAATGGGTTGCTGAAGGTCTCATCAGTGCACCAGCAGAGAAAGGAAAAATGGAAATTGCCGGGAGCTATTTTGATATGCTTGTTAGTATGGGCATGATCCAACATATAGACGTAGACTATGGCAATGATGTTGTGTACTATGCGGTGCATCACATGGTACATGATATCATTACATCCAAGTCCAGAGAAGAGAATTTTGTCACTGTAATAGATTATTCTCAAAGGGCGGTACGGTTTTCTAACATGGTTAGCCGTCTGTCCCTCCAGTTCGGCAGTGCAACATATGCAACTACACCAGCACGTATCGGACTGTCGCAAATGCGATCTCTTGCTTATACTGGACTGATGAGCTGCTTGCCTTCCATATCAGAGTTTAAGCTTCTTCGAGTACTGATTCTCCATATTTGGGCTGATCAACCAAGCACAGGTGTGGACCTGGAGTGTATCTCTGGATTGCTTCTGTTGAGATATTTGCAGGCGACATGCAACAGCACCGTGCATCTTCCAGAGCAGATGCAGCGTCTGAAACACTTGGAAACACTTGAAATAAATGCAAAAGTAGCAGCCATTCCATCGGATATTGTTCATCTTCGAAACTTGTTGCATCTCCGTCTAGGAGGTGGGACAGAACTGCCTGATGTGACTGGTGTCCTCACAAATGATACCCTGAATCCTCCTAGTGCTGCCACTTTATTGGATGATTGGAGCAGTTCTCCCGATTCACTGAACACAATGGAGCTATTGCCACCCATTTGCAGAATCCCCAAGTGGATTGGACAGCTAACTAACCTCTGCATTCTGAAAGTTGTCGTCAGAGAACTGCTAAGGAATGATATCGGTAACATGAAAGGATTGCCATCCCTCACTCTTCTCTCATTGCACGTCCAGGGAGGAACTACAGAACTAATCGGCTTCGCATCAGGAGCATTTTCTGCTCTCGTGTATTTTGAGTTCAGGTGTGGTGAACTGCGCCTGATGTTTCAGGAAGGAGCAATGCCCAATCTTCAGAGAATCAAGCTAGGTTTCAATGTTCGCAGAGGAAAACAGTATGTGCCTTTGCTTAGCGGCATTGAGAACCTGTCAAACGTCCAGGAAATTTCTTGGATAATTGGCGCAGCCCCTGGTGCCGATGAGCATGATTTTCAGGCTGCAAAATCTGCATTTATGAAAGCTGTTAGCAAGCTCTGTAGTAAAGTCAGTGTAAAAAGAGCAGATATGGTTGAGGAAGAGTGTGATCCGGCAGAAAAACAGAGAGAGGAAGATGCATCAAGCAGTGTAAAAAGTGAACAACCTGCAATTCCGAAACAAGAATCTGAGGAAGATATAAAACAAAATGCCGGTGGCAGTTTGCTCAGCGGCATTGAGAACCTGTCAAGCGTCCAGGAAATTTCTGGAATAACTGGGGTAGCCACGGGTGCGGAAGAACATGATATTCAAGCTGCAGAATCTGCATTCATGAAGTCCGTCAGTGAGAAACGTAGTAAGGTCAGTATAAAAAGAGCATCTATGCTTGAGCAAGGGTATGGTCCGGCACAAAAACAACATGTGATCCGAGAGAAAGATGCATCAAGCAGTATAAAAAGTGAACAACCTGTAATTCCGAAACAAGAGTCCGGTGGCAACTATCAGTTCATTCAACG GAGGAGAAATACCAAGGAAACTGCAAATATGGTGCAAGGTTTGTCAGGGAACCGGGAACTTCGTGGCGGTGCCGTTGGAGAAGCTAACAAG GTGGAATATTTCTCTCTTTCTCAGGAAGAAGAACGTCAGAATAGCCTGTGGAAAGGCTACATCAGCATGAATTTTAAACTCCATGAGATCGAAGATATCACAAACAACTTTGCAGATTATAGGAAAGTCGGCAGCGGTGGTTACGGAGATGTTTACAGG GCGACCTATCAAGGGGAAGAGATTGCTGTGAAGAAGCTCCATCAATTGCAGGGACTCGATGATAAGCAGTTCCACAGCGAGTTCCTTGACCTTCATAAGGTACGCCACCAAAACGTTGTGCGGCTCATTGGCTACTGCTACGAGACTCGGAGCAGACAGGTGAATCATAATGGGGAACTTGTCTTCGTGAAAATCATGGAGCGGGTGCTCTGCTTCGAATATATGCAGGGCGGAAGCCTCGATAAACATATTACAG AAGAATCTTGTGAACTTGATTGGCCCATATGTTATAAAATCATCAGAGGGACTTGTGAGGGCTTAAATTACCTTCACAGCGCGCAGGAGAAGCCTATTTTCCATCTAGACATAAAGCCAGCCAATATTTTGCTGGATAAGAGCATGACACCTAAAATTGCGGATCTTGGTTTGTCCAAACTTGTTTTTTCAACATTAGCACATAAAAGAGAGATTGTCAATGGGACACA CGGGTACATGCCCCCGGAATATGTAGAACGTGGCTTTGTATCGAAGAAGTTTGACGTATTCAGTTTGGGAGTGGTGATTATAAAAATGATGGCCGGTAATATGGGCTACTTCTGTCGTGCTGAAAAGTCTCCCAAAGACTTCATTGAGCAT GTAACTGAAAACTGGACGAGAAGGTTGCAGGAAAAGCCTGGATATTCCTCGCACGAAATAGATATCCTCCGAGTGAGTACAACTGTGGAGATTGCACTAAGGTGTGTGGCCAGGGACAGAAACGAAAGGCCATCTATCAGGGACATCGTCCATGAACTTGCGGAACTAGAAGCTAAGATTGAGAAAATGTCACTAGCTTCTGATCTGCCAAAAGATCTCACTTTCCAG AGAAGCTGCAACACTAACATTATGTCGGTGGATCCGCCCACGGTGCTGCGGTTCCTCTTTGAGCTAAGGAAGGAGGCGTCGTGCTGCCTGCAGCTAACCAACAAGACAGGTGGCTTCATCGCATTCAACATATTGATCGACGAGAACAAGTACAGTGTGCGGCCAAGCCAAGGGACCATCCCGCCGTTCTACAGCCGTCACGTGGGCGTGACTCTGCGAGCGCAGGAGGCGGCGCCACCATACATGCGGTGCGGCGACTTGCTCCTTGTGCAGAGCACCGGCGTCAGCCAAGATCTTGTGATCGATTATGAAGAATTGTTCAAGACGGCCATGGTGAATGAGGTGAAGCTGCGAATCGCTTATGTCACATTGGACCAGTAG
- the LOC125540648 gene encoding disease resistance protein RGA4-like isoform X2: protein MEAAVVSALMTNIVARLFAVLEQRYDQLSALHDDIDSMKAELHLIAGAMEDQLAQKGPTRAVERISMTVLRELAFDIEDCLDRFLPCAACGEEAGSIGDPVYFVDEIQKLKKRLEGAHQQKTNYGVKGGQQEDSQDRQGHPVASHDADTFEEHHHHVGIEKPKQEVVDLLEVEGDKMMVISIVGFGGSGKTALAKAVYHCPQVRRKFLRRAWVVASKHKDDAKGLLTAILQQLLPSKARAVLPTQQVPQLQQHIIHHLQARSTR from the coding sequence ATGGAGGCCGCGGTGGTGAGCGCTCTGATGACTAACATCGTCGCGAGGCTCTTCGCCGTGCTAGAGCAGAGATACGACCAGTTGAGTGCCCTGCATGATGATATCGATTCTATGAAAGCGGAGCTTCACCTGATTGCTGGTGCGATGGAGGATCAGCTCGCGCAGAAGGGGCCCACCCGTGCTGTAGAGCGCATATCCATGACTGTATTGCGGGAATTGGCATTTGACATCGAGGATTGCCTGGACCGGTTCCTTCCTTGCGCTGCATGTGGAGAAGAAGCGGGGTCAATCGGCGATCCAGTGTACTTTGTTGATGAGATTCAGAAACTGAAGAAGCGGCTGGAGGGGGCACATCAGCAGAAAACAAATTACGGTGTCAAGGGCGGCCAGCAGGAAGATTCCCAAGATCGTCAGGGGCATCCAGTAGCTTCCCACGATGCGGACACATTTGAGGAACATCATCATCATGTGGGCATCGAGAAACCCAAGCAGGAGGTTGTGGATTTGCTAGAGGTGGAGGGAGACAAAATGATGGTGATATCCATCGTCGGATTTGGCGGCTCCGGAAAGACGGCACTCGCAAAGGCAGTGTATCACTGCCCTCAAGTCCGCCGGAAATTCCTTCGCCGTGCCTGGGTTGTGGCGTCGAAGCACAAAGACGACGCCAAGGGGCTCTTGACGGCGATACTACAGCAGCTTCTTCCAAGCAAAGCACGAGCAGTGCTACCAACACAACAAGTACCCCAGCTCCAGCAGCACATCATACATCATCTGCAAGCTAGAAGCACAAG
- the LOC125540648 gene encoding disease resistance protein RGA4-like isoform X1 — MEAAVVSALMTNIVARLFAVLEQRYDQLSALHDDIDSMKAELHLIAGAMEDQLAQKGPTRAVERISMTVLRELAFDIEDCLDRFLPCAACGEEAGSIGDPVYFVDEIQKLKKRLEGAHQQKTNYGVKGGQQEDSQDRQGHPVASHDADTFEEHHHHVGIEKPKQEVVDLLEVEGDKMMVISIVGFGGSGKTALAKAVYHCPQVRRKFLRRAWVVASKHKDDAKGLLTAILQQLLPSKARAVLPTQQVPQLQQHIIHHLQARSTRAYFQQLPPRGLGMEVVFFGRGPSLPVTFAGRGAVNPPRRAGAAAVVEGMATDAPTMARRPGASRGRLRRWRSCPWRRAGRRADGGATDRSQEGSKTTVVGHRVGGTILRQPPKCCIFAALDASF, encoded by the exons ATGGAGGCCGCGGTGGTGAGCGCTCTGATGACTAACATCGTCGCGAGGCTCTTCGCCGTGCTAGAGCAGAGATACGACCAGTTGAGTGCCCTGCATGATGATATCGATTCTATGAAAGCGGAGCTTCACCTGATTGCTGGTGCGATGGAGGATCAGCTCGCGCAGAAGGGGCCCACCCGTGCTGTAGAGCGCATATCCATGACTGTATTGCGGGAATTGGCATTTGACATCGAGGATTGCCTGGACCGGTTCCTTCCTTGCGCTGCATGTGGAGAAGAAGCGGGGTCAATCGGCGATCCAGTGTACTTTGTTGATGAGATTCAGAAACTGAAGAAGCGGCTGGAGGGGGCACATCAGCAGAAAACAAATTACGGTGTCAAGGGCGGCCAGCAGGAAGATTCCCAAGATCGTCAGGGGCATCCAGTAGCTTCCCACGATGCGGACACATTTGAGGAACATCATCATCATGTGGGCATCGAGAAACCCAAGCAGGAGGTTGTGGATTTGCTAGAGGTGGAGGGAGACAAAATGATGGTGATATCCATCGTCGGATTTGGCGGCTCCGGAAAGACGGCACTCGCAAAGGCAGTGTATCACTGCCCTCAAGTCCGCCGGAAATTCCTTCGCCGTGCCTGGGTTGTGGCGTCGAAGCACAAAGACGACGCCAAGGGGCTCTTGACGGCGATACTACAGCAGCTTCTTCCAAGCAAAGCACGAGCAGTGCTACCAACACAACAAGTACCCCAGCTCCAGCAGCACATCATACATCATCTGCAAGCTAGAAGCACAAG ggcatatttccaacagctgcCTCCTCGAGGCTTGGGCATGGAGGTGGTCTTCTTTGGCCGAGGGCCATCCTTACCAGTGACATTTGCCGGTCGTGGGGCCGTGAATCCACCACGACGAGCAGGGGCGGCGGCGGTAGTTGAGGGAATGGCGACGGACGCGCCGACTATGGCTAGGAGGCCAGGAGCGTCGCGGGGTCGGCTGCGGCGTTGGAGGAGCTGCCCATGGCGACGTGCTGGCCGGCGGGCCGATGGTGGCGCAACAGACCGGTCGCAGGAGGGTAGCAAAACGACTGTGGTTGGGCATCGCGTGGGGGGCACTATTTTACGGCAGCCGCCCAAATGTTGTATATTTGCAGCACTTGATGCCTCCTTTTAG